In Cherax quadricarinatus isolate ZL_2023a chromosome 15, ASM3850222v1, whole genome shotgun sequence, the following proteins share a genomic window:
- the LOC128703329 gene encoding uncharacterized protein, which yields MAPNIAMKDIWEASADSSLDTLEVPEPVVADVPEVFLSHLPQHFQNPDSPNLYIQQQHESLRTTQQETTKTQGTSIRSTLRAYRPTSETTTPEVSREPSSSTLFEDIARVTSANVANKDRRLRPQDNVTPKPEEAAVSSVPQDSNNQKPPGTETPESSEPVSNQTFTKEPVFRTAKDESGRVTQGLAQSRPSTSTQRIDPGVLKLPGHEPEAPADLVLVHHERAIDTRNQTGLNGIFVRDDTTAITPEGMSFSLVVV from the coding sequence ATGGCTCCTAATATAGCTATGAAAGATATATGGGAAGCAAGCGCGGATTCTAGTCTAGATACACTGGAGGTACCAGAACCAGTGGTAGCAGACGTGCCAGAGGTATTTCTCTCTCACCTTCCGCAGCACTTTCAGAATCCCGACAGCCCTAACTTGTACATTCAGCAGCAGCATGAGTCTCTCAGGACAACACAGCAAGAGACAACTAAGACCCAGGGCACCAGCATCAGGTCGACGCTCCGAGCCTACAGACCTACCAGTGAAACCACCACTCCTGAGGTATCGAGGGAACCAAGCAGCTCGACACTCTTTGAAGATATTGCTCGTGTGACTAGCGCGAATGTTGCTAACAAAGACCGTAGACTTCGTCCACAAGACAATGTTACACCAAAGCCGGAGGAAGCAGCGGTGTCTAGCGTTCCCCAGGACTCTAACAACCAAAAGCCTCCTGGCACTGAAACTCCCGAGAGCTCAGAACCAGTCAGTAACCAAACTTTTACCAAAGAACCCGTTTTCAGGACGGCAAAGGACGAATCTGGAAGGGTGACCCAAGGCCTAGCTCAGTCGAGACCTTCTACCAGCACTCAGAGGATAGATCCCGGCGTGCTCAAGCTCCCGGGTCACGAGCCCGAGGCCCCAGCTGACCTGGTACTCGTCCACCACGAACGAGCAATTGACACTCGCAACCAGACAGGTCTTAACGGGATATTCGTGAGGGAcgacaccacagccatcactccAGAAGGTATGTCGTTTTCCTTGGTCGTGGTGTAA